Within Telopea speciosissima isolate NSW1024214 ecotype Mountain lineage chromosome 8, Tspe_v1, whole genome shotgun sequence, the genomic segment AAGTAATTCAAATTCAAGACATTTTGCAAATATCAATCTTGGAAATGTAGCATTTATCTACTTCTGATGACATACCCCAATTGCAACACTGGCATGAATACGAAAAACAACCCCAATTCAATGGTTAGATCTACATTTCACAAGACAAATAGGAGAATGTAGTGCACCTTCCTCAAAATGTGCCAGCTCTTTGGCCACTCAGTTGTCCTGGCTGTTCTGGATCTCAAACACCCAAAGATCCATGCAGAAAAATCTGCACTTGGCACATGCCGTCACCCACCCATTTCGTTAACAAGAAGCCTCATCCCAACAATTGGTTCAGATCATAGATTGTGCCAACCAGAGGGAATACATAGTAGGGTGGAAGTGGATATCAGGTAAGTACAGAAATGAACCCATCTTGATTATCTACAATGCTTCTTAGTGCTTACCAGTATTCAAGGGGGAATCCCTGATGCTCTTGGACTGGGTGTAAGTGAGTGGTCGAGTCCCATCTGATTTTTTTCTACGTCGCCCTTGTTGAGATGAACGGGCATGATAAGAATAGATGGCAAAATCACTGAGATCTTGCAATGGGGTAAGACCCTTCACGACTTCATCCATTGAAGGGCGAGATTTAGGGTCCCTGCTGAGGCAGTAGTAAGCTAACTGAGCCACCTTTTGTGCCCCTTTAACAGAGTAGTTGAGTTCCAGACGAGGATCCACAAGCTGGTAAAGTTTCCTCTTATCTGCCAAGTATGGTCGAGCCCATGCAACAAGATTTTGTTCCCCACTAGGTCGGTTTTTGTCCATTGATCTTCGACCTGTCAAAATTTCAAGTAACACTACCCCAAAGCTGTAAACATCACTCTTCGATGTCAAATGCCCTGAAACAACACAACCAGATAAATACATGTTATTACTCACCTAAAAAATTTCCACAGCATAGAGAAGTCAAAAGCTTaccaaaacaagaaagaaatgtTGTTGAAACAAGGAATCTGATGCAAGTTGATTTACCAGGGTTTCAGAATATTCTGAACCAATTATCCAATCAAAGCTGCTAGATATTAAATTTTTAATCATGAGGCAGGTATATTCTATGATATGAACATTAAGAACCATATCCCTACTAAATGAGTGGTGTGTCTCGAATTCCCAGTCTGTGAGGCACAAGAAAATTAACTAACCAAGTATGAAAATTTCCACCAAAACTGTGTTGAATGTCACAATAATCATCAGATGATTCATGAATGTTTGCGTCCTTATGGAAAACCTGTAAGTCAGCAATCACTTGTACCATCTAAATAGGTACAGTTAACATTGTGCAGTATCAAACAGTTGTACACAACTGCTCAACAGAGTGACAAGTCTCAATACATATTTCATAAAATTACCttcgcccaaaaaaaaaaacgatccGTTTTGTAACTGGGATACGATTGTATTTGTCTTCTTCATCAATCCTACACCATGGTATTGTAAGGGATGTGCAACAGTCTCTTTGCATCGTAAAGTTAACAATTTCTCCCAACATACTTCTCTTCTATAAACATATTTCCAGATTTACTATTGAAATATGTGAAAATGTTCAGCAATTACCCAATTCCTAATAGAAGGCTGAGCCTCTGACCTTACATTCAGAGGTTAATACCTCAAACTTAACAGgtttgttttgttcaaactGTTATATGACTACACACCTGTCATAACATATTCCGGAGCAGCATATCCATATGTTCCAAGAACCCTAGTAGAAACATGTGTTTTGTCTCCCTGGGGACCAGCTTTTGCCAGGCCAAAATCTGAAAGCTTCGCATTGTAttcctataaaaaaaatccgaattttaaaattgagaaagataaaaaaaaaaaaaaaaaaacaaaacttcaATACAATTAATCTCACAAAGTTTTTATGTAACATACTGAATCAAGCAATATGTTAGATGTCTTAAAGTCTCTATAAATGACTGGTTCAGGACCTCCATGGAGAAAGGCCAGTCCTTTAGCTGCACCAAGCGCAATTTTAATCCTGCTGGCCCATGCAAGAGGCAGTGTCCCTTCATGGAATGCAACCAACAGCATGAATATAATGCATATGGTATGACAAAAAGATGTATAGTTAAAGGATTCTAAAACATGGTAATGAAATAATGATTGAGAGGATATTGCATTAAGGTCACCAACACAAAAGCCATGTATAAAGAACTTCAAAATTCAACAGACATGATCAAGTTGACAGTTGGCACGGTCCACAATTTTTGCTTGCTTTTCAATCTTTACACTTAAAAGTATATCTTCAATTTGACATCTGCCTATAGGTTACTCACTCCATCTACCATGATATACCGCAGATCCTAGATAACACTCTAGAGACTAGCTTAAATTTTATTAGTTATCATGAAAAATGTTCACAGATAACAGTAAGTTCTAAATTTCAGGCTCCAGAACTCGAATGGACGATAATGCCTCAGAACTTATCCAACCATGTGAACCATTGTTAATGGTACAAATATTGATTGTGAAGGAGCACAGAACATAGGCAGCAAACATTCACCAATGAAGGATATTCAATGAAATTTTACTTTACCAAAACTCTGAACCATCATTAGATGTTTGAAattatgaaaacatcctaagtAGTTCAAGCCACTGACATCAGCCACTTCAACTCTCAGACATGAATTTGGCAACATTTATATAAAAGAAACAGTCATTAGACAGTGGCATAACCCCACTCAGATagataaggaagagggagggagggagggaggggtgggggggaagTCTGCACAGAGAGATTAGAGAACAAGGACTAAATCACGCGTAAGAAACAAGAAATAGTGAAACCACCATTGTCCTTGTGAAGTCTTCCATTTATGCTAAACAATTTCACGACAACATCTCATCAGCCATGAAAATTAATGTGGTCACAATCAAATAAAGTTTCCAAATGACATGtagaaaaccaataaaaaagaCACAATCCTGTGgttgaaaaaacaaataataattgAACTTGTCATATAAATTCCATATTAGACAGTTTGATCTATCCATATAAAATGCCTACAAGAAGAGTACACTTACTTCTGAAAAGATGGTTCTCAAGACTTCCTCTGGTCATAAATTCATAGACAAGCAGCCGTTGATCATCTTCAATACAGTACCCAATAAGTTTTACAAGATTAGGGTGGTGAAGCTGTCCAAGGAAGTCAACCTCAGCCTGCATTTAGAAAATAAGCAAGTTCACTGTGTAGCTTTTAGCAGCTGTCTTTTTTTCCTAATATCATTCTACTAAATGCAGCACAGGCAATTTACTTACCACCCATTCTCTATGCCCCTGAAGGCCATCTGGTTTCAGACTTTTAACTGCGACCGTGATACCTGAACCTGGTTTTGCTGGAGCTGTCCCATTCTCCTCTATCCATCCTTTGAAAACATACCCAAACCCACCTTCCCCAAGAATACTGTCAGGTCTGAAATTTCCAGTGGCAGATTTAAGCTCCTGAAAACTAAACTGAAGCAATTGATGATAAGGTTTCTTCTCCGAAGGTGGTAGATCAGGGTTTTCAGAGGAGAGCTGAGCCTCATGAGGAGCAGTGAGGTCCCGGTTACTGGCATTCAAATATCGAGTCTCAGTGGCTGCAATAACATAATCTGAGTGTCAGTTCTATAACTTGGAGCTCTGCTCTTTATGTGTCCATCAGATGAAAGGAAACAGGGAAACAATAAAATTGCTAGCATTTACTGGTTATTTCATCAGTAACAAGGTCTGGAGATCACTTTTCT encodes:
- the LOC122672815 gene encoding serine/threonine-protein kinase PBL34-like encodes the protein MEKCGCWMALKRGVKGACKSSASRDSVNTLPRTSLVYDAATETRYLNASNRDLTAPHEAQLSSENPDLPPSEKKPYHQLLQFSFQELKSATGNFRPDSILGEGGFGYVFKGWIEENGTAPAKPGSGITVAVKSLKPDGLQGHREWVAEVDFLGQLHHPNLVKLIGYCIEDDQRLLVYEFMTRGSLENHLFRRTLPLAWASRIKIALGAAKGLAFLHGGPEPVIYRDFKTSNILLDSEYNAKLSDFGLAKAGPQGDKTHVSTRVLGTYGYAAPEYVMTGHLTSKSDVYSFGVVLLEILTGRRSMDKNRPSGEQNLVAWARPYLADKRKLYQLVDPRLELNYSVKGAQKVAQLAYYCLSRDPKSRPSMDEVVKGLTPLQDLSDFAIYSYHARSSQQGRRRKKSDGTRPLTYTQSKSIRDSPLNTGKH